In uncultured Desulfuromonas sp., the genomic stretch GTGTCAGCGCTGTGGTCGCTGCTGTTATGAAAAACTCGATTATTGCGGCGAGATTTTTTATACCGCATCGCCTTGTCCCCATCTCGATATGTCGCCACCGCGGTGTCGTGTCTATCACAATCGAACCGTAAAACAGCCCGATTGTGCGGCGTTGACGCCGGACATTATTTCCATGGGTGTGTTGCCTCAGGATTGCCCCTACCGACGTTTCGCGCCTGATTCCCCCCTGCCAAAATCGTCCAGCGAACTTCCTGACGAAATACGCCGACAACTCAATCTTGACACCTAGCAGGCTGTTGAAAAACAGCCTATGGCGCCCATAAATGGGCGACAAAAATCAAGAATAGGTCTTCAAATGATTGATTTTGTAAGCAAGACGGAAATCGAATTTTCGGCTTGCGCCGTTAAAAAGGTCTCGGATGGGACGTTTTTAACAATCTGCCCGTCCGTCAGCATAGTTGAAATTGTCCATTGTAGGAGCGGCTTCAGCCGAGAATTCCCATCATAAAAAAGATCAATGACCAGAACAATTCGCGAATAAATTCGCTCCTGCAGATGCTCTTTCCGATGACAAAATTGAGTGTGTCTCGTATCCTGTTCTGATCATTGTTTGTGTGGATTTAGAATCATTTTTGATGCTGTCAAAGCGTGCCGCCGCAGGTCTGGCTTGAGTTGAACTGAAGAGGCCGGTCGTAAATAGTGGCAAAAAGGGACAGAATAAACCACACTGGACGCTGGGATGTTTTAATCGGGGTGGCTTATGTTAGGTTGCTTTCTTATGAGTGAAAAGGCATAATTGTTTTTTCATTTGAATCGGACTGATTCTGGGAATGTTTTTCTCGCTCCGGAGAGAAATGTGTTTTCTGCTATACTTAGCTCTAGCAGGCTGGTGAAAACACCCTGCGAGCAAGCAATCGGCCTGTAAAGTGATGTCACTCAAGTGACGAGGTGAGGAGTATGGGCAACAGAGTTTTAAAGTATCTCAGTGTTTTTGCCCTGTTGTCCGTGTTTGTTTTGGGGGGGGTGGTCATTGTTGCCCACTTTCTGGTAACCCCCGAACGGATTCGCGATGCGGTTATTCCTGTCTTGGAGCAAAAGCTTCAACGAAAAGTTCATCTTGCGAGTGTGGATGTCAGCCTATTTTCCGGGGTGACTCTGAATCATCTGGCTGTTGTCGATCCTGACGATGATACCCTGCTTGTCTCTGCCGACAAGGTGGTGATGCGTTACCAGCTGTGGCCGCTTCTGTTGCAGCGGGTGGTGATTGATGAAGTGCGCATCGAACATCCGAAACTCAACGTCGAGCGACGTGCCGGCGGTGAGTGGAACCTGACCTTTCTGTCTTTACCTGCTTCTCCGCCCAAAGTACAGACGGCATCACTGGCGCCTTCCGCAGCAGAGGCTGGGATAGACCTGTTGGTTTCCGACCTCTATATCAGTCAGGGCGAAGTGCTTTTCAAGGATTACACGTTTGGCACTCCTGCCCATATCTATAAGTTTTCCCAGTTTGACTTACGGCTCGGTAATGTGTCGTTTGACCGCAAATCCAGCATTGTTTTGTGGGGTAAATTCAACGGTGCCCCCGTGGATATTGAGGGGACGTTTGCTCTCGGGTCTCAGAGTTTTGACCTTGAACTGATTACGGACGGTCTGGATCTGATTCCGTTGCAACCCTATTATCAACAATACCTTGATGGCCGTCTTGATGGCTTGATCCTTGACGCCGAATTACGTGTGCATGGCGGTGTTACAGCGCCTCTGGAGGTGTCTGGAAAGGTGGTGGCTCGCAATCTTGATCTGGTGCTGAATCGTCTGAAATCATGGCCGCTGCAGGGCCACCAAATCGATTTTGATGTTGATCTGGGCTTTGATGCTGCCCGCCAACGTCTTGATGTGGCGACATTGAATATTGATATGAATGGGATTCAACTTCAGGCTCTGGGGGCCGTCACCGGGTTGAATGAACAGCCTGCTGTCGATTTGAAAATCATGACCCCTCAATGGTCGCTGCGTCGCCTTGTTCAGGAGCTACCGCCTTCGTTGAGTCGGAAGCTGGCGGGCTATGATCCCGCCGGTACCGTCGATGGTGAATGGGTCTTGCAGGGACCGACCTCTCTGGGCAAAGGGTTGTTGAAGCAGGGGCGATTGGAGTTGTCGGCGGTTCAACTGTCCGTCGATAAGTGGCGTCCCCGTTTTGATGGGCGACTGGACTTGACCGGCCGAAAGCTGGATGGCCAGGATTTGACCATCGCTCTTGGTGACAACCGGTTGTCCGTCACCCTGCAAAGTGACGATTGGCAGCGCGCGATGCCGCGTTTCACGGTTCAGTTGCGTAGCGACCAATTTGATGCGACACCCCAAACCAGTGGGACCTCGGTACGCATTACTGAGGCTTCTCCTGGACTTGGAACCTCTGGAAACGGCGGCTCGGCGGGTTACCGGGAACAGCATGAGCCCGGGCCTGTCCAGCTGCCGGTGATGATCAGTGGAGATGTGGCCATTGAGCAGCTGAAATGGAACAACGTGCGGGTCGATGGCCTGCGGGGCCAGTTTGCCGTGGATCAGAATGTTCTCAGTGTGGACACTTTGGTGGGCCGACTGGCGTCAGGAACATTTCGTTGTGCCGGTCGGGTCGATCTGAATCGGCAGGGTTTTGTCTATCAGGGGCATGGTGAAGCGCGTGACGTTAACCTCAGTGAATTTGTGGCCCAGGTGCAGCCGAAAAAACAGGGTTCTCTGTTTGGCACCGCACAGCTGAACATGGACTTTAATGGCGCTGGTACACAATCGCTGCGCATTCAGCAGAATCTGGCCGGTAACGGTGAATTCACGATTGCTGATGGCCGTATGGAGGGCACCGCGTTGATGAAGCAGCTGGCCGCTCTGTTGGTATTGCCGGAATTTTCTGTCTTCAGTTTTAAAGAGGGGACGGGAACC encodes the following:
- a CDS encoding AsmA family protein, whose amino-acid sequence is MGNRVLKYLSVFALLSVFVLGGVVIVAHFLVTPERIRDAVIPVLEQKLQRKVHLASVDVSLFSGVTLNHLAVVDPDDDTLLVSADKVVMRYQLWPLLLQRVVIDEVRIEHPKLNVERRAGGEWNLTFLSLPASPPKVQTASLAPSAAEAGIDLLVSDLYISQGEVLFKDYTFGTPAHIYKFSQFDLRLGNVSFDRKSSIVLWGKFNGAPVDIEGTFALGSQSFDLELITDGLDLIPLQPYYQQYLDGRLDGLILDAELRVHGGVTAPLEVSGKVVARNLDLVLNRLKSWPLQGHQIDFDVDLGFDAARQRLDVATLNIDMNGIQLQALGAVTGLNEQPAVDLKIMTPQWSLRRLVQELPPSLSRKLAGYDPAGTVDGEWVLQGPTSLGKGLLKQGRLELSAVQLSVDKWRPRFDGRLDLTGRKLDGQDLTIALGDNRLSVTLQSDDWQRAMPRFTVQLRSDQFDATPQTSGTSVRITEASPGLGTSGNGGSAGYREQHEPGPVQLPVMISGDVAIEQLKWNNVRVDGLRGQFAVDQNVLSVDTLVGRLASGTFRCAGRVDLNRQGFVYQGHGEARDVNLSEFVAQVQPKKQGSLFGTAQLNMDFNGAGTQSLRIQQNLAGNGEFTIADGRMEGTALMKQLAALLVLPEFSVFSFKEGTGTFTLRTGGQLDYISQFSGSRSRLKSQGTVQLTKEINSTLDVYLSPAMVEKLNPGAAVKKYMVEHDGWGRVPLTISGRYDRPQLSYNIAVLGQKASEVVTRKLQERLQKHTGDNTTEPLAKPAADLINSALKELLGPVKD